One segment of Hydrogenothermus marinus DNA contains the following:
- a CDS encoding ferredoxin, with the protein MKLKVMVDQDLCTACALCYDDVPEVYEDAGDGIAKVKDEVGGDGAILDCEEVGQDLCDRVLEVTEECPSGSLITEVVEE; encoded by the coding sequence ATGAAATTAAAAGTTATGGTAGATCAGGATCTTTGCACAGCTTGCGCTCTTTGCTATGATGATGTTCCTGAAGTATATGAAGATGCTGGTGATGGAATAGCAAAAGTTAAAGACGAAGTTGGCGGAGATGGTGCTATATTAGATTGTGAAGAAGTTGGACAAGATCTTTGTGATAGAGTATTAGAAGTTACTGAAGAATGTCCATCTGGTTCTTTAATTACTGAAGTGGTAGAAGAATAA
- the feoB gene encoding ferrous iron transport protein B produces MKKITVALIGNPNVGKTTVLNAIAGTNLKVGNWAGATVEKKEAVISYKDYEIHLVDLPGIYTLEPISEAEEVAVNFIQNGNVDVIVDVIDAQNFEKNMLLGVELLEFQKPTVFVLNMIDEATKKGIEIDDKKLREILNVETVKTVGRKEEGIENILPAIIEVYEKNKKPMELKYNPKLEEAINEIKKYLKENTNKHLILDILAGKEKEDNIPEEVLLKIRKDLEKYFGESIEDIIKNERFGYAHGIAREVIKKVKEKDKDITDHLDAFLLHPVLGIIIFVWIMYSIFKIAVDFSSPYIDWIDGFLNDFLSPAFLSLFETMGLPEWFDRFWSEAVIGGVGFVLTFVPLIATLFFLITFLEMSGYLPRIAVLMDRFMSKIGLHGNMVIPLMLGFGCNVPAIMSAKMIENPRDKFIVIMMIPFMSCPARLVVFAFFTVIFFDNPATVILGFYLTGIIVAIFTALILKFIKFKGEVIHFAMELPPYRLPPLKSLFIVSWIHTKGFIYKAGTVIFAISIVVWLLINLPLNAKNISESYAAKIGKFITPIFEPIGINDWRATTSLIPAFLARETAISSMGTMFSASEEKEENKSFNFKEEAINQIKNLGNAVYQSIIEVIKPGISAFDVENQGNKSLREKIKESFTPLSALSFMILILLYNSCLATFAVMAQELNKKYATLFLVYSFAIAWMIAFIVYHVGSLFF; encoded by the coding sequence ATGAAAAAAATAACTGTAGCTTTAATAGGAAATCCTAATGTTGGTAAAACAACTGTTTTAAATGCAATTGCTGGGACTAATCTAAAAGTTGGAAACTGGGCAGGAGCAACTGTTGAGAAAAAAGAGGCAGTTATTTCATATAAAGATTATGAAATACATTTAGTTGATCTTCCAGGTATTTACACCCTTGAGCCAATTTCTGAAGCAGAAGAAGTAGCTGTAAATTTTATACAAAATGGAAATGTAGATGTAATAGTAGATGTAATAGATGCTCAAAATTTTGAAAAAAATATGCTTCTTGGTGTAGAGCTTTTAGAATTTCAAAAACCTACAGTCTTTGTTTTAAATATGATTGATGAAGCTACTAAAAAAGGTATAGAAATAGATGATAAAAAATTAAGGGAGATTTTAAATGTAGAGACAGTAAAAACAGTAGGCAGAAAAGAAGAAGGAATAGAAAATATTTTACCTGCAATAATAGAAGTTTATGAAAAAAATAAAAAACCTATGGAATTAAAATATAATCCAAAATTAGAAGAAGCTATAAATGAAATAAAAAAATATCTAAAAGAAAATACAAATAAACATTTAATACTTGATATATTAGCTGGAAAAGAAAAAGAAGATAACATACCTGAAGAAGTTTTATTAAAAATTAGAAAAGATTTAGAAAAATATTTTGGTGAAAGTATTGAGGATATTATAAAAAATGAAAGATTTGGATATGCACATGGTATAGCAAGAGAAGTTATAAAAAAAGTAAAAGAAAAAGATAAGGATATAACAGATCATTTAGATGCTTTTCTACTTCATCCAGTATTAGGTATTATTATTTTTGTTTGGATAATGTATTCTATATTTAAAATAGCAGTTGATTTTTCTTCTCCTTATATTGATTGGATAGATGGATTTTTAAATGATTTTTTATCTCCTGCATTTTTATCTTTATTTGAGACTATGGGTCTTCCTGAATGGTTTGATAGATTTTGGTCAGAAGCTGTTATAGGTGGTGTTGGGTTTGTTTTAACATTTGTTCCCTTGATAGCAACTTTATTTTTCTTAATAACATTTTTAGAAATGTCAGGTTATCTTCCAAGAATAGCAGTATTAATGGATAGATTTATGTCAAAAATAGGTCTTCATGGGAATATGGTAATTCCTTTAATGCTTGGTTTTGGTTGTAATGTGCCTGCTATTATGTCCGCTAAGATGATTGAAAATCCAAGAGATAAATTTATTGTAATTATGATGATTCCTTTTATGTCTTGTCCTGCAAGACTTGTAGTTTTTGCTTTCTTTACAGTTATATTTTTTGATAATCCGGCTACTGTTATTCTTGGTTTTTATTTAACTGGTATTATAGTAGCAATTTTTACTGCTTTAATCTTAAAATTTATTAAATTTAAAGGGGAAGTTATTCATTTTGCAATGGAACTTCCTCCTTATAGACTTCCACCTTTAAAATCTTTATTTATAGTATCTTGGATACATACAAAAGGATTTATATACAAGGCAGGAACAGTAATTTTTGCTATTTCTATTGTTGTATGGTTATTAATTAATCTTCCTTTAAATGCTAAAAATATATCAGAAAGTTATGCTGCTAAAATAGGTAAGTTTATTACTCCTATATTTGAACCTATAGGTATTAATGATTGGAGAGCTACTACATCTTTAATCCCAGCATTTTTAGCAAGAGAGACTGCAATAAGTTCTATGGGAACTATGTTTTCTGCTTCTGAAGAAAAAGAAGAAAATAAAAGTTTTAATTTTAAAGAAGAAGCTATAAATCAGATTAAAAATTTAGGTAATGCAGTTTATCAATCTATTATTGAAGTAATAAAACCTGGTATTTCTGCTTTTGATGTAGAAAACCAAGGAAATAAGAGTTTAAGAGAAAAAATAAAAGAAAGTTTCACTCCTTTATCAGCATTATCTTTTATGATACTTATACTTTTATATAATTCTTGTCTTGCTACCTTTGCAGTTATGGCTCAAGAACTTAATAAAAAATATGCAACCCTATTTTTAGTATATAGCTTTGCTATAGCTTGGATGATAGCTTTTATTGTTTATCATGTTGGAAGTTTATTTTTTTAA
- the argJ gene encoding bifunctional glutamate N-acetyltransferase/amino-acid acetyltransferase ArgJ, which translates to MNIKMGIAKAGIKPSGDYDILVLKFKPSVYSVVLTQNSLAAAPVIYDRMIASMTDKISSIVINSGNANAATGEKGLENTEKMANIVAENFDIDSEQVMVFSTGIIGVQLPMEKVEKGINEACNNMQDLDLKKASTAIMTTDSFPKYYETTGEIDGKQFVIRGIAKGAGMIHPNMATMLAYIFTDVKIDKWLLDKTTKLVAERSFNSIDVDGCESTNDSFLVVATGESDVEINDTNRTYFAKKLLEVATELAKMIVKDGEGATKLIQINIHQARDNKEAKKIAEAIALSNLFKTAMFGNDPNWGRILSAVGQLHLDIDFNKVDLYLGEFLLYSGKPNQFDREKAVEYLKINKEITIDLYFGRGDGNWTYYTCDLSYKYVEINAEYTT; encoded by the coding sequence ATGAATATAAAAATGGGTATAGCTAAAGCGGGAATAAAGCCTTCTGGTGATTATGATATTTTAGTATTAAAATTTAAACCTTCTGTTTATTCGGTAGTTTTAACTCAAAATAGTTTAGCAGCAGCACCTGTAATTTATGACAGAATGATAGCCTCTATGACAGATAAAATATCTTCAATAGTTATTAACAGTGGTAATGCAAATGCAGCTACAGGAGAAAAAGGCCTTGAGAATACTGAAAAAATGGCAAACATAGTAGCAGAAAATTTTGATATAGACTCAGAGCAAGTAATGGTTTTTTCAACAGGAATAATAGGTGTTCAACTACCTATGGAAAAAGTAGAAAAAGGAATAAATGAAGCTTGTAATAATATGCAAGATTTAGATTTAAAAAAAGCATCTACTGCCATAATGACAACAGACAGTTTTCCTAAATATTATGAAACAACAGGAGAAATAGATGGTAAGCAGTTTGTTATAAGAGGGATAGCCAAAGGTGCAGGAATGATACATCCTAATATGGCTACTATGCTTGCATATATATTTACAGATGTAAAAATAGATAAATGGTTACTTGATAAAACAACAAAGCTTGTAGCAGAAAGAAGTTTTAACTCAATAGATGTTGATGGATGTGAAAGCACAAACGATAGTTTTTTAGTTGTTGCCACAGGTGAATCAGATGTTGAGATAAATGATACAAATAGAACATATTTTGCAAAAAAACTTTTAGAAGTAGCTACAGAACTTGCAAAAATGATTGTTAAAGATGGAGAAGGAGCAACAAAACTAATACAGATAAATATACATCAAGCAAGAGATAATAAAGAAGCAAAAAAAATAGCAGAAGCTATAGCTCTATCTAATCTATTTAAAACAGCTATGTTTGGAAATGATCCAAACTGGGGAAGAATATTATCAGCAGTAGGACAATTACATTTAGATATAGATTTTAATAAAGTTGATTTATATTTAGGAGAATTTTTACTTTATTCAGGAAAACCAAATCAGTTTGATAGAGAAAAGGCAGTAGAATATCTAAAAATTAATAAAGAAATTACAATTGATTTATATTTTGGTAGAGGCGATGGAAACTGGACATATTATACTTGTGATTTATCTTATAAATATGTAGAAATAAATGCAGAATATACTACCTAG
- a CDS encoding peptidylprolyl isomerase has product MTKNPVVEVKTDLGSFYIELFPDKAPITVENFLKYIDAGFYDGLIFHRIIPGFVVQGGGFDENMNYKKPLYPPIKNEAKNGLRNSYGTVAMARTTEIDSATSQFFINLAENYQLDHQGETPDTYGYAVFGKVIEGMKVVEWIARIPTTSKMGFENVPIHPVKIHYIKRVENR; this is encoded by the coding sequence ATGACTAAAAATCCAGTAGTTGAAGTTAAAACAGATTTAGGAAGTTTTTATATAGAGCTTTTTCCTGATAAAGCACCTATTACTGTTGAAAACTTTTTAAAATATATAGATGCAGGTTTTTATGATGGGCTTATATTCCATAGAATAATTCCCGGCTTTGTAGTACAAGGTGGTGGATTTGACGAAAATATGAATTACAAAAAACCTTTATATCCACCAATAAAAAATGAAGCAAAAAATGGATTAAGGAATAGCTATGGTACAGTAGCAATGGCAAGAACAACAGAAATAGATAGTGCAACATCTCAGTTTTTTATAAATCTTGCAGAAAATTATCAGTTAGATCATCAAGGAGAAACTCCAGACACATATGGATATGCAGTTTTTGGTAAAGTAATAGAAGGAATGAAAGTAGTTGAATGGATAGCAAGAATTCCAACAACTTCTAAAATGGGTTTTGAAAATGTTCCTATACATCCAGTAAAAATACATTATATAAAAAGGGTAGAAAATAGATGA
- a CDS encoding FeoA family protein: MKLIDLKENDKATVRKINTKNNIFLKKAEAMGIKKGEEIIIERRLGRNLVINLEGRKVVIDKDLAKEIEVE, from the coding sequence ATGAAACTAATAGATTTAAAAGAAAATGATAAAGCTACTGTACGAAAAATTAATACAAAAAATAATATTTTTCTAAAAAAAGCAGAAGCTATGGGTATAAAAAAAGGTGAAGAAATAATAATTGAAAGAAGATTAGGAAGAAATTTAGTTATAAATTTAGAAGGTAGAAAAGTTGTTATAGATAAAGACTTGGCAAAGGAGATAGAGGTAGAATGA
- the hemW gene encoding radical SAM family heme chaperone HemW, whose protein sequence is MIKITSLYIHIPFCSIKCPYCDFTSIVLLNENIYSKYTNALKKELELYKNLDFEIETIYFGGGTPSLLPPHLIGEFIVFIEENFKTFKNVEITIEANPNTYRYKELREIKEYGVNRLSVGNQTFNRKLLKSLGRDHNPESTLQMVEDALKAGIENINLDLIYGIQGQTLKDLEYDLEIYTSLPIKHISAYMLTAYEGTPLGKLVQNNQYNLPDEKITTEMFYIIDEFLENKKFYRYELSNWAKKEYECKHNLAYWTDKYFLGIGVSAWSYIGNKRFGNTKNIYEYMRKLEKGEKPIEFEEILTEEDKRLEKIMLGLRLKEGIDLSLIKNKEVLKELIKEDFGYIKENKFSLTRKGLMVINKIIEVLI, encoded by the coding sequence ATGATTAAAATCACTAGTCTATATATACATATTCCTTTTTGCTCTATAAAATGTCCTTATTGTGATTTTACTTCTATAGTTTTACTAAATGAAAATATATATTCAAAATATACAAATGCTCTAAAGAAAGAGCTTGAGCTTTATAAAAATTTGGACTTTGAGATAGAAACTATCTATTTTGGTGGTGGGACTCCTTCTTTATTACCTCCTCACTTAATAGGAGAATTTATAGTTTTTATAGAAGAAAATTTTAAAACTTTTAAAAATGTAGAAATAACTATAGAAGCAAATCCTAATACATATAGATATAAAGAGTTAAGAGAAATAAAAGAATATGGAGTAAACAGATTAAGCGTAGGAAACCAAACTTTTAATAGAAAACTTTTAAAAAGTCTTGGAAGAGATCATAATCCAGAAAGTACATTACAAATGGTAGAAGATGCTTTAAAAGCAGGAATAGAAAATATAAATCTTGACTTGATATATGGAATTCAAGGGCAAACATTAAAGGATTTAGAATATGATTTAGAAATTTATACATCATTACCAATTAAACATATTTCGGCTTATATGCTTACTGCTTATGAAGGTACTCCCTTAGGTAAATTAGTACAGAATAACCAATATAATCTACCTGATGAAAAAATAACAACTGAAATGTTTTATATCATTGATGAATTTTTAGAAAATAAAAAGTTTTATAGATATGAGCTTTCTAATTGGGCTAAAAAAGAATATGAATGTAAACATAATTTAGCTTACTGGACAGATAAGTATTTTTTAGGTATTGGTGTTTCTGCTTGGTCTTACATAGGAAATAAAAGATTTGGTAATACTAAAAATATTTATGAGTATATGAGAAAATTAGAAAAAGGGGAAAAACCTATAGAATTTGAAGAAATTTTAACTGAAGAAGATAAAAGATTAGAAAAAATAATGCTTGGATTAAGATTAAAAGAAGGAATAGATTTAAGCCTTATAAAAAATAAGGAAGTTTTAAAAGAACTTATAAAAGAAGACTTTGGATACATAAAAGAAAATAAATTTTCTCTTACAAGAAAAGGATTAATGGTAATAAATAAAATTATTGAGGTTTTAATATAA
- a CDS encoding Tll0287-like domain-containing protein — MKKILATILLSSSLVFATENNKIVKIGQETSLKLMKALKFHLIKAMSESPYEAIDVCHKKALKITKQIEKEIDHGIKIKRTSIRYRNPLNKPNKEELEALEYFEKSFKEGKNPKYYIQKVKDGYNFYKPLKIKAICLTCHGNPKNMDKKLYEKIKKYYPEDKAINYKLEDFRGVIKVYIPQELVK; from the coding sequence ATGAAAAAAATTTTAGCAACAATTTTATTATCTTCAAGTTTAGTGTTTGCAACAGAAAACAATAAGATAGTTAAAATTGGTCAAGAAACTTCCTTAAAGCTAATGAAAGCTTTAAAGTTTCATCTTATAAAAGCAATGTCGGAAAGTCCATATGAAGCTATAGATGTTTGCCACAAAAAAGCTTTAAAGATAACTAAGCAAATAGAAAAAGAGATAGATCATGGAATAAAGATAAAAAGAACTTCTATTAGGTATAGGAATCCTTTAAATAAGCCAAATAAAGAAGAGTTAGAAGCATTAGAATATTTTGAAAAATCTTTTAAAGAAGGTAAAAATCCTAAGTACTATATTCAAAAAGTAAAAGATGGCTATAACTTTTATAAACCTTTAAAAATTAAAGCTATATGCTTAACCTGCCATGGAAATCCAAAGAATATGGATAAAAAGCTTTATGAAAAAATAAAAAAATATTATCCAGAAGATAAAGCTATAAATTATAAATTAGAAGATTTTAGAGGAGTTATTAAAGTTTATATACCACAAGAATTAGTGAAATAA
- a CDS encoding EAL domain-containing protein yields the protein MKKIFLILEVILLFSLLVLLFLSFNTVNELEISYSKETISILREYIYFAGGILALVIFGNIYIFYTAIKSNSKKEFLEKNTGFLTKNNLNKDLKNLKNIKAILILEIENLLEIENTYGTEVVETILFQLNVKLKKILPSDSRLIRYSWSEVLILIPEVEDIFISDILENLEKVIKVARFSYKNITLKLNIFIGVNKDVQKTKNLDEAIKDAFFALEDAKKNNKIISIYGKDKANLLPKLIEIKESIDKDRINLLFQPIVDVKNKKIFKYEVLSRILNSKGEVIRPDIFLEIIKGTTINTEFNLKILEKSIQLLKKYEKLELSVNVSPSDILHGYVVKYIRNINDSSVLNRLTLEVLESEEIYDYQLFKENLDYIKYAGCKIAIDDFGSGYSNLMHILEINPDYIKIDGSIIKNILKDRKAYILVKTIKDFAEDTDIKVVAEYVSNKEIFEVLNKLNIQYMQGYFFGKPENIPKNPFIKKQTYKDKKPPATPQDWIELIKWRGEDD from the coding sequence ATGAAAAAAATATTTTTAATATTGGAGGTTATTCTTTTATTTTCTTTATTAGTTTTACTTTTTTTATCTTTCAATACTGTTAATGAACTTGAAATAAGTTATTCAAAAGAAACAATATCTATATTAAGAGAGTATATATATTTTGCAGGAGGTATTTTAGCTTTAGTTATTTTTGGGAATATTTATATTTTTTATACTGCTATAAAATCAAATTCCAAAAAAGAGTTTTTAGAAAAAAATACAGGATTTTTAACAAAGAATAATTTGAACAAAGATTTAAAAAATTTAAAGAATATAAAAGCTATTCTAATTTTAGAAATTGAAAACTTACTTGAAATTGAAAATACTTATGGAACAGAAGTAGTTGAAACTATTTTATTTCAATTAAATGTAAAATTGAAAAAAATATTACCTTCAGATAGTAGGTTAATAAGATATAGCTGGTCAGAAGTTCTAATACTAATTCCTGAAGTTGAAGATATTTTTATAAGTGATATTTTGGAAAACTTGGAAAAAGTTATAAAGGTTGCAAGATTTTCATATAAGAATATAACATTGAAACTTAATATTTTTATAGGTGTAAATAAAGATGTTCAAAAAACGAAAAATCTTGATGAAGCTATAAAAGATGCCTTTTTTGCTTTAGAAGATGCGAAAAAGAATAATAAAATAATTTCCATTTATGGAAAAGATAAAGCCAATTTACTTCCAAAGCTAATTGAAATTAAAGAATCTATTGATAAAGATAGAATTAATCTACTTTTCCAGCCTATAGTTGATGTAAAAAATAAAAAGATTTTTAAGTATGAGGTTTTATCAAGGATATTAAATTCAAAAGGTGAAGTAATAAGACCTGATATATTTTTAGAGATAATAAAAGGTACTACTATAAATACAGAATTCAACTTGAAAATTTTAGAAAAATCTATTCAATTATTAAAAAAATATGAAAAATTAGAGCTTTCTGTTAATGTTTCACCATCAGATATATTACATGGATATGTTGTTAAATATATTAGAAATATAAATGATAGTTCTGTTTTAAATAGATTAACATTAGAAGTTTTAGAATCTGAAGAAATATATGACTATCAATTATTCAAGGAAAATTTAGATTATATAAAATACGCAGGATGTAAAATAGCTATAGATGATTTTGGTAGTGGTTATTCTAATTTAATGCATATTTTAGAAATAAATCCAGATTATATAAAAATAGATGGAAGTATTATAAAAAATATATTAAAGGATAGGAAGGCATATATTTTAGTTAAAACTATTAAAGATTTTGCAGAAGATACAGATATTAAAGTAGTTGCTGAGTATGTAAGTAATAAAGAAATATTTGAAGTCTTAAATAAACTTAATATACAATATATGCAAGGTTATTTCTTTGGAAAACCTGAAAATATTCCTAAAAATCCTTTTATAAAAAAGCAAACCTATAAAGATAAAAAACCACCTGCTACACCTCAAGATTGGATAGAACTAATTAAATGGAGAGGTGAAGATGACTAA
- the thiC gene encoding phosphomethylpyrimidine synthase ThiC, whose amino-acid sequence MSKYAVPRSTTYGKTQMDYAREGVITPEMEYVAKREQLPVELIRDEVARGRMIIPANINHYRLEPMAIGIAAKCKVNANIGNSAVVSDVEGELEKLRVALKYGADTVMDLSTGGNIDEIREAIIANSPVPIGTVPIYQALQEVRTIENLTEQDILDMIEHQAQQGVDYMTIHAGVLREFLPMVNHRLMGIVSRGGSIMAEWMTVHGKQNPLYTNFDKICEIFKKYDVSFSLGDGLRPGCINDASDEAQFAELKVLGELTKKAWEHGVQVMIEGPGHVPMDQIEMNIRKEQELCHEAPFYVLGPLVTDIAPGYDHIASAIGAAMAGWYGASMLCYVTPKEHLGLPNAEDVKQGLIAYKIAAHAADLARHRVGAKEWDDAMSKARYEFDWEKQFELAIDPETARKYHDETLPQEGYKSAKFCSMCGPSFCAYRISQGVQEKVSENPEIFNIETKEEK is encoded by the coding sequence ATGAGCAAATATGCAGTACCAAGAAGTACAACTTATGGTAAAACACAGATGGATTATGCAAGAGAAGGAGTAATTACTCCTGAAATGGAATATGTGGCAAAAAGAGAACAACTTCCTGTAGAGCTTATAAGAGATGAAGTTGCAAGAGGAAGAATGATTATCCCTGCAAATATAAATCATTATAGACTTGAGCCTATGGCAATTGGTATTGCAGCTAAATGTAAGGTAAATGCTAATATTGGTAATTCTGCAGTTGTTTCTGATGTAGAAGGGGAACTTGAGAAATTAAGAGTTGCTTTAAAGTATGGTGCTGATACTGTTATGGATTTATCAACAGGTGGAAATATTGATGAAATTAGAGAAGCTATTATTGCTAATTCTCCAGTACCTATAGGGACAGTACCTATATATCAAGCCCTTCAAGAAGTTAGAACGATAGAAAATCTTACAGAGCAAGATATTTTAGATATGATAGAGCACCAGGCTCAACAAGGTGTTGATTATATGACTATTCATGCTGGTGTTTTAAGAGAGTTTTTACCAATGGTTAATCATAGATTAATGGGTATTGTTTCTAGAGGTGGCTCTATAATGGCAGAATGGATGACTGTACATGGAAAGCAAAATCCTCTTTATACTAATTTTGATAAAATTTGTGAAATTTTCAAAAAATATGATGTTTCATTCTCTCTTGGTGATGGTTTAAGACCTGGATGTATAAATGATGCATCTGATGAAGCTCAATTTGCAGAGCTTAAAGTATTAGGAGAATTAACCAAAAAAGCTTGGGAACATGGTGTTCAAGTAATGATAGAAGGTCCTGGTCATGTACCTATGGATCAGATAGAAATGAATATAAGGAAAGAACAAGAGCTTTGTCATGAAGCACCATTTTATGTGCTTGGCCCATTAGTTACAGATATAGCTCCTGGATATGATCATATAGCTTCTGCTATTGGTGCTGCAATGGCAGGATGGTATGGAGCATCTATGCTTTGTTATGTAACTCCTAAAGAACATCTTGGTCTTCCAAATGCTGAAGATGTAAAACAAGGTCTTATAGCTTATAAAATAGCTGCTCATGCTGCAGATCTTGCAAGACATAGGGTTGGTGCAAAAGAATGGGATGATGCTATGTCTAAAGCAAGATATGAGTTTGATTGGGAAAAACAGTTTGAACTTGCTATAGACCCAGAGACTGCAAGAAAATATCATGACGAAACTCTTCCACAAGAAGGATATAAATCTGCTAAATTCTGCTCAATGTGTGGTCCTTCTTTCTGTGCTTACAGAATATCTCAAGGTGTTCAAGAAAAAGTAAGTGAAAATCCAGAAATTTTTAATATAGAAACAAAAGAAGAAAAATAA